One Roseimicrobium gellanilyticum DNA window includes the following coding sequences:
- a CDS encoding alpha/beta hydrolase, with the protein MFSHRSFLCLGLGFVAFALPVFSQNQPKKPDRPQPPTRPFDAPGAPKFTRLDGKPGVNPPVDTGGDFVIGPDYTPAPEMKAVEGVPQGKVQQFQMDSKDCKLFNPGIARNEFGTVDPNNPKTLIVETHPIDYKRTVTVYVPAQYVAGKEAPFIVTHDGPGMGKPDMNLVRILDNLIAQKRVPAMIAIMISSGGGDAQGHERGREYDTMSGLYAEFIENEVLPLVEKNYGVKLTKDPEGRATMGNSSGGSAALAMAWYRTDLYHRVLTTSGTFVNQQWPFNPETPGGAWDFHSKLIPESPVKPIRIWMAVGDRDLLNPNVMRDDMHDWVEANHRMAKVLKEKGYHFQYVYCLNTGHSVGPAKAQFLPQALEWLWKGYPAER; encoded by the coding sequence ATGTTCTCACATCGCTCTTTCCTTTGCCTCGGTCTTGGTTTTGTGGCTTTTGCCTTGCCAGTCTTCAGTCAGAATCAACCCAAGAAGCCTGATCGGCCCCAGCCTCCTACCCGCCCTTTTGACGCACCGGGTGCGCCGAAGTTCACGCGACTGGATGGCAAACCCGGTGTGAATCCACCGGTGGATACCGGGGGCGACTTCGTCATCGGTCCTGACTACACTCCTGCACCAGAGATGAAGGCTGTCGAAGGCGTACCCCAAGGCAAGGTGCAGCAGTTCCAGATGGATTCCAAGGACTGCAAGCTCTTCAACCCCGGCATTGCACGCAACGAGTTCGGCACCGTGGATCCGAACAATCCCAAGACCCTCATCGTCGAGACCCATCCCATCGACTACAAGCGCACCGTGACCGTTTATGTACCTGCGCAATATGTGGCAGGCAAAGAAGCCCCCTTCATCGTCACGCATGATGGCCCCGGCATGGGCAAGCCCGACATGAACCTCGTGCGTATCCTGGACAACCTCATCGCCCAGAAGCGTGTGCCTGCCATGATCGCGATCATGATCTCCAGTGGCGGTGGCGATGCCCAGGGCCACGAGCGTGGACGTGAGTACGACACCATGTCCGGACTCTATGCTGAGTTCATTGAAAACGAAGTGCTGCCTCTGGTGGAGAAGAACTACGGCGTGAAACTCACCAAGGATCCGGAAGGCCGGGCCACCATGGGCAACAGTTCCGGCGGTTCTGCAGCACTCGCGATGGCCTGGTATCGCACCGACCTCTACCATCGCGTACTCACCACCTCCGGCACCTTCGTCAATCAGCAGTGGCCATTCAATCCCGAGACGCCGGGTGGCGCGTGGGACTTCCACAGCAAGCTCATCCCCGAGAGCCCAGTGAAGCCCATCCGCATCTGGATGGCCGTGGGCGATCGCGACCTGCTGAATCCAAATGTCATGCGTGACGACATGCACGACTGGGTGGAGGCGAACCATCGCATGGCCAAAGTCCTGAAGGAAAAAGGCTACCACTTCCAATATGTGTACTGCCTGAATACCGGCCACAGCGTTGGACCCGCGAAGGCGCAGTTCCTCCCTCAAGCGCTGGAGTGGTTGTGGAAGGGGTATCCTGCCGAAAGATAG